The genomic segment TCAACTTGATTGGGATTCTTATCTTCGCGAATGAGTCTCCAATTTGAAAGCAGTTCACTTTGGTGTAACGTTGTCCATTCGAGGACTTTTCTTAACAATCGCTTGGGCATCTTCCCATCGATCAGCGAGATATGCTCGATA from the Calditrichota bacterium genome contains:
- a CDS encoding DUF4160 domain-containing protein, which gives rise to IEHISLIDGKMPKRLLRKVLEWTTLHQSELLSNWRLIREDKNPNQVDP